The sequence below is a genomic window from Hyperolius riggenbachi isolate aHypRig1 chromosome 7, aHypRig1.pri, whole genome shotgun sequence.
AAGGGAAGTGGACGCTACGACGTCCTGGCGTGCGTTCCAAGCATAGGCTGCTCGACTCCATGATGGAGGGTGATTGATTTGCCACCAAGGTAAGACATACACTatttaagtagtgacaggggaGGGAAGTGGttggtcctgatgatgcgccacatgCGTTAAGGCGCAAAACGGCTGTAGACccttcactgcctgtacctctctccaagATGCTGGTCTGTGTATTTTTTGCTATTGGATTTTAAATTGAAGCAATAAAATGACGTTTTAGCCGGATGTGCACCATTGCTGTTTTTCTATTTTCAAGTGTTGATCTATGGATGGATGAGTTGCACTCCTGAGCTGGTGATTTTTCCTGTGCATGGACTTTTCTGCAGTTGGtgatgacattcattcttagtacttagtacaacatccttttccagttataacagcttttaaacatgaagcatagcttgacacaagtgtcatgcagcgatctacgggtatcttagcccattcttcatgggcaaaagccttcagttcagtcacattcttaggcttgcgcgctgcaactgctttctttaacttccctggcggtatAGACACGTCTGTGTATACACGTCTGCAGAAAACATGCTGTATACGGTATGGACGGATCTATTCGTCCAGCATGTCACTCACCCCCCACTGCTGATAGCGGCGGTTTCCGCCTGTTTTCGCCGTCTCCCGGTCGTTCTGTGTCCCTCTGCCGCCTTCTGAGTCTCCCCCAGCTGCAGTAATCCTCCATGTCCCTGGCAAAATGAAGCCTTCCGTCTTCCAGTTCCCGAGTGATGCTCTGTGTGCGCCACCTACTGGCAGGCGCACATATTACATCacaaaatgaatgaatgaattcaAAAGTGTTTATTATTAGATCCAAAATACAAACACCTGTATTTGAATCTAATACCAACAAGTATAAATAGCTTGGCAGTTATTCCCCTCATTCTCTTTTCAGAATCCCAGAGTCCAGTGCTAGTTGTTTTCAGCTCAGCTCCTGTGATTTCTGTGCTTTGATTTGCTTATTTGCTGCTTTCTGCCTTAGATTTATTCAGAGTTGCGATATAGTCGTTCTAACGACTGCTGTAATTTCTGGTCGTctttgctgcagattttttttttttggtcgctGTCCTTTGGTTGACATTTGACCGCTGGTTGACCTTTGGCTGACTGCTATCATGGCCTCGAGTTCCAGAAGGCATCTCTCTGACCAAGCACTCCTGGACATCTTGGATGAGAGTGACAGTGATGTGGAGTCCGTGGTGGATTCGACTGACAGCGGTATGCCAGGAGACCTGTCATCGGCATCCGAGACTACCAGTGAGAGCGACAGAGAATGCTCGGCTAGTGTGGTGCGTACCTGGTGCGAGATGGGCTGTCTGACTCAGGAACCACCCCCTAGGTTCCCTTTCACTGGGTCACCTGGACAGAAGTGGGAGTGTGACCACAGCCCCCTGGCCTACATGGAACTtttcttgcctgaagaggtgattgACATGATTGTGCAGGAGACCAATCGCTACGCAGAGCAGCAGCTGGCTGCTCCTTTTAGCAGGTTCTCCAGGACCAGGAAATGGGAACCTGTCACCAGCGAGGATATCTGGCAGTTCCTGGGCCTCATTATCCTCCAAGGAGTGGTGGGAAAGCCGCTCCAGAAGTGGAACTGGTCCACAAATCGAATCCTGGCCACACCGTTCTTTGGGTCCGTGATGCCGGAGTACCGGTTCTCCCTCATCATGAAGTTCTTGCATTTCAGCAACAATGTggagtttgatgaggccacccaccCTGCACCCAAGCTAAAAAAGATTTGGGAGCTGTACCAGCGGATCATGTCCAATTTCAGGACCACCTACACACTAGAGCGTGATATCACAGTCGATGAGTCTCTCATGGCCTATAAAGGTAGGCTCAGCTGGATTCAATTTATTGCATCTAAGGGGGCACGCTTTGGGGTCAAGAGTTTCATGTTGTGCGAGTCAATATCCGGATACATCTGGAACTCCGTCATCTATACAGGGAAAGGCACCAAGTTTGACCCCAAGTATAGTGCTTACGGCCTGGCAACTTCATCGGTGCTCACACTCATTGATCCGTTCCTGGATAAAGGATACTGTTTGACGACGGATAACTTTTACACCTCGCCAGAACTGTACGAGTACCTGTTACACAAAACAGACGCTTATGGCACTGTGAGGGCTTGCCGCCGCCAAATGCCACCCACATTTTCtagcaaaaaattaaaaactggaGAAATTGTGGCCTGGCAGAAGGGCAAGGTCATGGCGCTGCGGTGGCGCGATAAAAAGGACGTGTGCCTTCTAAGCACAGTACACAATGCTGCTACGGTCCTCACAATGACCAGAGGTGGAAAGGAGGTCCAGAAACCCCAGGTAGTGCTGGACTACAAccacaccatggggggggggggggggggtggaccgaGCTGACCAGGCACTTACATTCTATCCTGCGATCCGTAAGCAGcagaaaaaatattacaaaaaaattttCCGCCACCTTGAACAGTGGCTGTGGAACTCTTTTGTTCTCTATAAAAAATGGTGTGACAGAATTATGCCACACCATGACTTCGTGTGGCAAATCTGTGAGGCAATATTCCTGAAATATCCCCCACCACAGGCAAGTAGAGTGGGACGGCGGGCATCCTATGTTGTGAACCCCGAACGACTCACTGGGCGCCATTTTCCGGAGTTGCTGCCATCGACTGCAAAGGAGCAACATCCTGCTAGAAGGTGTGTGGTGTGCTCTTCAAAGACTGATGGGGAGGGTAAAAAAGTCCGTAGAGAGACCCCGTACAATTGCCCGGACTGTGATGTGGCACTGTGTGTGGTGCCGTGCTTCAAAGAGTACCACACAAGAGAGGTGTTCTAAACACTGTATAACACTGtgtaaaaagtattttttctttCCGCATTATATTTTGATCTTTTTTCTGCATCATACTGGAGATGGATTTTTCTGTTTGTAATTAttaaagtgaatttattttttacTATCATTTAAGTGCCTGACACTTTTATTAGTAttattgatagatagatagatagatagatagatagatagattgtatAATGTATACCAGACCTCTGAttaacacattttggtaagttgcagaaaaaaattcaagaaaattaattgtaccactttttgcacagaaatccctgggaaattgaacgccagggaggttaagtcccaccagaggttctcaatcagatttaagtctgatgactgcaatggccactccaaaatgttccagtctttaatctgcaaccatgctctagtggacttggaggtatgcatgggattattgtcctgttgaaaggcccAACTTCTCCCAAGCCTTAGGTTTGTGACAGACTGCATCacagcacacgctgaagcttccctgtacctgcagaaggaaaacagccccaaagcatgattgacccccaccatgcttcacagtaggcaaggttgaatcttcttattctttggagacagcaagtgggtgtgcctgggagttctggcatggaagcCTTCATTatgcagtgtgcgccttattgtctgagctgaaacttcagtacccgcatctgacaaatcttttttcagttcctcatcagtcacacggggacttttctccactttgcgcttcaggtagcgcacggCAGTCAAAgttagcatcttctttctgccatgaccaggtagcgtttcaacagtgccctttgccttgaatttgcgaatgatgctttctgtggtgtctcttggtatgtttaacccctttgcaatcttcttatagccattgcccttcctgtgaagagaaatcacctcttctcttgtcttcctggaccattctcttgacttcacattTTTGtatcacaccagtaaatgtctagaaggagctgagtatgacagtcattttaaatctgcctaattggtgcttattatgcttgattgctgctcattAACAtccacacttgaatgaacctctgttcttaaagagactctgaagcgagaataaatctcgcttcagagctcataaatagcaggggcacgtgtgcccctgctaaaacgccgctatcccgcggctaaacgggggtcccttcacccccaacccaccccccgcaaaagtgtgtcgtgaaaaagtcgctggctgtctcttcctggaggcagggctaacggctgcagccctgcctccagtcgcgtctgtcagcggcgcatcgccgcctctcccccgcccctctcagtgaaggaagacagaggggcgggggagaggcggagatacgcgctgacagacgcgcgtggggcagggctgcggcggttagccctgccccaaccaggaagcgctcccccggtgtatcgagggggatttgggggtgaagggaccccgttaagccgcgctatagcggcgttttagcaggggcacacatgcccctgctatttatgaggtctgaagcgagatttattctcgcttcagactctctttaagagtgatagtctttaaggggttgaataattttgtcaatgaagaaatcacacacaaaaaaaaaatttaatactgcattacaaaaacaattgatgtcattttagttgcatttggttttttaaaaagtccttgtaagatttcattctaaacacaattacaaatgtacactaaattccctaaaaccctttacagcattaggCTGAATAATTTTGAAAACAACTGTAGGCCCCGGTCCTGTTGAACCAACTGTTGCttgaaaaaatgtataaatccagCCATATTTATCCAGCAAATCAACCCAAATAAGAAATTataaattactgttttttttggactgtaagaatggctttttctcccccaaaagtgggggaaaaaagttgcTGCACCTTATAGTCTAAATGCAAGGagatcctgacttgtgaacgcctgccaatacaaacttccaacccgccgcaatgtcggggactccctgtacagtgcccatgcagaggacacagggggacagactgaggacacagggacacaaaggggcatagatgaGGACGCGAGCAGGAcataagaggtacaagggggcatgaggtacaaagggggcataatccacaagatgccccttcaccatggatgcaccaggtttagtatatatacttttttcccctggtttttgtcctctaaacctaggtgcatcttatggtcaggagcgtcttatagtcctaaAAATACGGTATCTATCTGGAATATAATCACTGCAAGATGGAAAGACTTATTTTTTATTCATCCATTTTTTTACTTatccattttttattttagtttatgTTTTTCTACATTAAGAACTGTAATCTGCAGCGCTTATCTCTGGATTATAACCACAAGTGTATGAAAGGTTACTATAGCGAAGAGGGAGGACTCTAGAGGGGGCGTGAGGATGCATAAGCTGAGGAAGGCAGGCGGTGGGGCAGCTCTGAAGAAGAGGGGCATACCCCTTGAAACATTAGCGCCCTACGCAATACGCAACGGGGACATCACTGGAGGATTTCCGGAATCAGCACGGAGCGCAAGGTCCTATGCCGGTTTACACCAACGAAAGACGGCAGCTTTTTACAAGCGGACCAGCCCCGCAGAATGCCACTTGCCCGTTAATCTCTTTGCACCTTGCTAGCTGGCCAGCAAAAACAGCAGATTGAGATGACTTCTCCGGAATCGCTATTAAGTGCCCAGAAGGAGGGTATCgtatatgtacagtggcttgcaaaattattctgccccattgaagttttccacattttgtcacattactgccacaaacataaatcaattttattggaattccacatgaaagactaatacaaagtggtgtacacgtgagaagtggaacgaaaagcatacatgatcccaaacattttttacaaatgaataactgcaaggtggggtgtgcgtaattattcagccccctgagtcaatattttgtagaaccaccttttgctgcaattagagctgccagtcttttagggtatgtctctaccagctttgcacatctagagactgaaatccttgcccattcttctttgcaaaacagctccagctcagtcagattagatggacagcgtttgtgaacagcagttttcagatcttgccacagattctcgattgaatttagatctggactttgactgggccattctaacacatggataggttttgttttagaccattccattgttgccctggctttatgtttaaggtcgttgtcctgctggaaggtgaacctccgccccagtctcaagttttttgcagactccaagaggttttcttccaagattgtgctgtatttggctccatcaatcttcccatcaactctgaccagcttccctgtccctgctgaagagaagcacccccagagcatgatgctgccaacaccatatttgacagtggggatggtgtgttcagagtgatgtgcagtgttagtattccggcacacatagcgtttttcattttggccaaaaaattccattttggtctcatctgaccagagcacctttttgcacgtgtttactgtgtcccccccccgtggcttgtggcaaattgcaaacgggacttcttacgctttcctgttaacaatggctttcttcttgccactcttccataaaggccaacttgtgcagtgacttcaagggggctgaatacttttgcaagccactgtatatttatataaagTAAAATGACTTTAACTCTAAGTAATGCTATGTGTAGCTTTGATATTCTAATACTAGGACACAGATATACATTTCAATAACATTCTGCAATAGCCCCCTCAAAGGAAATTCAGAATTTTAGGACTTGGACTAAggctcagtgcacaccaaaaacctctagcagatctgcaaaacgctagaggtttttgaagcagatttcagagcgattctaggcatgttttctaaacatgcctagtgtttttttggagcatttttgtgtagcacatttcaaatattgttacagtaaaactggTACTgatcagcttctgtaacaaaaacgtccaGAAAACACCTCTAATCTAGcgttttttccactttcctatcctttaacattgaggcagaaacgcctcagaaatctaaaaaatgctgcagcccccaagtttgcatttgtggaaaaaacgacccgctctggtgtgcaccagcccattccctttcattagccaagcagttttccccctgcaagccttttaaaaaacgctccagaaccgctctggtgtgcaccagccctaagagtgaTCTAAATATACAAGTAAAGTCATCTGCAATGTGTCGGGAAATGACAAACACATTAGGGTGTAAAATGAATGGGCTCTTTTCTATTTAACTTTCATTGTGAAGGTTTCAGATTGGTGATGTGCAAGTCAAGTTTATAGAGGTTAGACAACATAAGAACAAAGAAATTATACTGAATGCTGAGTTTTACACAGCAAAAGTTAGTGTTACAGAAAGGCAGACCAGAAGCTTAGTTTAATTGAGAATGCAAGAAAAAATGGTCTGTGTGTCTGTAGGAGACAAAGCATATTTTTATATGCTTCAAATCGCCATAAAACGTCAATGCCCACTGGATTTGGGTTCTTGGTTCAGATAAAACAGAGttgcttttcagcacttttcaaaaaCGAAAAAACAATTTAGtttttgtgtctgattattaaaatgtctttcttatggtgcccataaactataaaataaaacgtttaattttcccgtttatttgatctaaatgatcgaatcgaatgaaagttgaaaatatttattttttttatcaagaaagtcaaacgattatcccgttttttcgagaacaatctgattggacatgctggaaaaatctttatattcgatctgacggaataatcgaactaaattatgtaatcgaaaaaaaatgaaaaattgtaccatgtacggacacctttagaggtaagccatttttttatatttattacatccatggttattttttaGCGTGCCTTCTCCCGCCCAATGATATTAATCCTAAAATAAACAAGTTGCAAGTGCAAAACATGAATGTACTATACTGTCTTCTGTAAACACAACCATTTATAACTTCAAGATGAGAAATAGGGCCCGATccgattcacttttttctccttggTTTTCTTTAAGATGATATTTTCATATTGTAactaaaatgccatttaaaccatcagcaagcaagaacatattcAAAAAATTTTCTACTTTAGGAATATTAAAAatgttgatagcactttttcacctactagttggtactttttcagatgatgaaaaactgaaaaattatttcctacgaGAGAATGTGAATTGGATCTGgccagt
It includes:
- the LOC137526113 gene encoding piggyBac transposable element-derived protein 4-like; its protein translation is MASSSRRHLSDQALLDILDESDSDVESVVDSTDSGMPGDLSSASETTSESDRECSASVVRTWCEMGCLTQEPPPRFPFTGSPGQKWECDHSPLAYMELFLPEEVIDMIVQETNRYAEQQLAAPFSRFSRTRKWEPVTSEDIWQFLGLIILQGVVGKPLQKWNWSTNRILATPFFGSVMPEYRFSLIMKFLHFSNNVEFDEATHPAPKLKKIWELYQRIMSNFRTTYTLERDITVDESLMAYKGRLSWIQFIASKGARFGVKSFMLCESISGYIWNSVIYTGKGTKFDPKYSAYGLATSSVLTLIDPFLDKGYCLTTDNFYTSPELYEYLLHKTDAYGTVRACRRQMPPTFSSKKLKTGEIVAWQKGKVMALRWRDKKDVCLLSTVHNAATVLTMTRGGKEVQKPQFMFFYIKNCNLQRLSLDYNHKCMKGYYSEEGGL